Genomic segment of Dromiciops gliroides isolate mDroGli1 chromosome 3, mDroGli1.pri, whole genome shotgun sequence:
TAAAACCCTTAGAGCTCTGAGGTTTTGAGTCCAGAGGGACAGTACCCAAACAGGCAGAAGGTGTCTGTTGTCAGAGACAGCTGGTGGAAGAGAAGAGATGCCAGAGAGGACAAGCAGAGATATCagcatggagagacagagagattcactaaaaaaaagttgGTGGAGGGagtgaaaaagtctgaaaatacatACAATGTAACACCAGTGGGCCCACCACTCTGCCAATGGGGGTGGGGACGGGGGCTGGACATCATCTACAGACTGACCATGTATTGCCCCTCAGAAGACTGAGTGCTTCTCTATTGTCTTTTTCATAGATGAAAATACACGCTGCTGTTTACCGATTCAAACACTTCACGCTACACTGGTGCATTGTTGGTGACACTGTTGAAGGGTTCAACCATTTTATGAAAGCAGTTTGGAATCATGCaaacaaagtgactaaaatgttcagaCCCTTTGACCTAGAGAGTACATTACTAGGCTTATGTTCCAAGGAAGACATtgatatgcaccaaaatattggTAACAGCACTATTTGTattggcaaagtattggaaacaGTAAGTGCCCATTGGTTGGGAATGGCCAAATACACTGTAGTTCATGAATGTAATAGACCATTGCAGTGTGAATTGgggatgaatacagagaagcttgGGAGGATctcagtgaactgatgctgaatgaagtgagcagaactgaaaaatagatccagtaaCTGCAGTGATATAGATGGACAGGAttaccacccccaaaaaaaatcagaagagaatGTAACAAAAATGTAACAAAGAACAAGCTAGGCTGGAAGGAACTGGCAGGTGACGTCTCACCCCCACCCGCCGTTGGCAGAGGGGTGGGCCCACAGGTGTTACATTGTatgtattttcagactttttcactgcattgatcagttatgattttcccctttttctcatttttaaaataatgctattATATGAGATGACTCTCTGGGAAGGTAAGGGGGATACAGGAGGAAATTAgtgtcaaattttttaaaagatcaacaaagttgggggcagctaggtggtgcagtggatagagcgccggccccggattcaggaggacccaagttcaaatccgagctcagacacttgacatttactagctgtgtgaccctgggcaagtcacttaaccctcactgccccactaaaaaaaaaaatcaacaaaatcatGGAAAACCCCTGCCCCTTCACAGCCTGAGTCCAGCTTGCCTTTCTAGGCctatcctccttcctcccctttacGCACTCTGTCTCAGCCCAACAGGCCTGGCTCTTCTCCAACATCcagtctcccacctccatgcctttgcacaggttatttcctgtctccaggccagGAATGTTCTCCATTTCCACCTCTGCTGCTAGAAACTGTAGCTCCCTCTGAGCTCGGCTCAAACACTGCCTTCTTCCAGTCCTCTCATTAGGCACTGGTGCTTCCCTCTCAAAGTCCCTTGTCACCAAATAAGTCACCTGTCACCCCTTCCTTTCCCACCTAGAATGTCAGCTGCTAGGGAGTTGGGGTGGCTTCCTTTTTGACGTCCCCAGGGCCAGCACTTAATACCATGATTGTGAACAAAGACTGATGGATATTGGTAGAACGTGAGGGGATGGAGTCAGAGAGATTAGGGGGATGCCAGAAATGAGCAATGATGACAGTTGGTACAGCTTGAAACTGAGGAATTGAAGGCTTAAGAGCCCAAAGGAAAAGGGATTTCTATGCTGAGCCTCCTGGCTCAATCCCAGACATCAAGAGGGCTTTTTCTCATCACGCTGCCAGGCCACACCCTGTCTGCATCGGCCTGCATGGGCCAGTTTGGAAAGGGCCCTGCGCAGCTAAGGTGTCCAAGGCAGGGCAGGGGCCGTACAGAGATGAAGGATTTGGAAATGCTTGGCCTCCCAGAGAGAAGTCCGACTTGATGAAGCTGGAGAGTGGGTTGGCTTTGCTCGGCACCAGAGGGGGCACTGAGGAGCCTGGGTGGTCCAGGGGGCAGCAGCAGAAGCGAAGCTTCCTCCCACCTGCAAGGATTCCACAGGGCCAGGCTGCCCCTCCAGGGAGCGAGTGCCCCTCCTGGCAGTCTCTGAACATGGGCTGGAGGGCCCCAGTCTGAGATGCTGCCAGGGAAGGAGGCCCGTGAGGCCCGAGTCTCCCTGGCCCCCACCTAGAAGCACACACGATGTCCATAAGATCATTTATTCAAGGTAGGGAGCACGATGAGGGACAAGTCTGGGCTCCCTCCAGGTGCCCGGCAGCAGTGGGTCACAGGACTGAAGTGGGGGCTTAGATGTCTCCCAAAGACAGCCAGAGAGCCTTTGTACGGGCTGCCCGGAGGCACAGCTCGGGGCCGGCTCCCTCCGCCTCTTGATCCCAGGATCGCTTCTGACCCCAGCTCACCCATGTTGCCTTTAGGTTCCCAGCTGAGGCCCATCTCACAAACGAGGAGCCCTGGGAAGAGAAGCTGAGGTCACAAAGGGCCAGGACTGGGACCGGGGCCCAAGCTAGCAATCTCAGAGCTGGACAGGGCTTTGTAGGGTGCTGGATCCAACCATGCCCAGCTGGCCGTCACTTCAACAAGAGGCCCGTGGAaaaggggctggggctggggctgaggcGGGAGCCATGAGCTAGAGGCACGGGGATAGGCATACTAGGGGCACAGGCACAAACGGGGAGTACCTGGACAGAGCCAAAATACCACAGGGCAGGGACATCCTGATGAAGGGCCAGACAGCGGGTAAGGTGGTCCCTGTCCCCTGTCACCACGTTCACCAGCCCAGGGGGAAGCAGAGAGGCTACATCCTGGCAGGCAGAAATAAGAAGGCACACAGTTCTATCATGGGTGATGGATGACAGGGTGTGGGGCAGGAAAGCCTGGTGGGGGTCTGGGGTTGGGGCCCAGTACCTGGCAGAGCTGGAGGGCTGGCAGCGGACAGATCCCGCTTGGCACAATGATGACAGCACTGCCATAGGCCAAGGCTGGGGCCAGGAGAGACACAAAGGCGAGCAGGGGCCACTCCTCTGGGCAGACGATGCCCAGCACTCCCAGGGCCTCTCGGACTCGCAGAAAAGGCCCGTGGTGGCCAGCACTCTGTAGGGAGGAAGGTTCCAGGGTCAGGGGGGCTTCCAGAGGGGACAGGATGGGGGAACAAGGAATGGGGCAAGAATGGACAAGAGGCTCACGTGTAGGCCGACTCCTTGGGTGTGGACCTGTGCTCCCCAGTCCTGCAGCCGGGCAATGCTCAGGCCTACTTCAGTCCTAGCACCCGCAAGGTCAACGCCCGTCACCTCCATCAGCTGTTCCACCAGTGCCTGGCCCCTCTGGGACAATGCATCAGCCAATGCCCATAGCGCTGATGCCCGGCTCCCTGGCACTCGATTAGCCCAGCTggaagacagaggagagaggcAGGGTGAGGGTGGCTCTGGGGGCTGGGGCCAGCCCCCCTGCCTCCAGAGGCTCCACTCACGGGGCTGCCGCCTGGTGTGCCGCTTCCACAGCCACTCGAATGTCCTTGGCACCACCCTCCGCCACGTGGGCATAGACGTTCCCGCTGGAGCCCATGATGGGCCTTGAGCTACGGCTGGAAGGATTCTGGAAGCGGCCAGCCAAAAAGATCCCATATGGGGCAGCCTTGCTGAAGGGAGAGGCTGTGGTGAGGGCCTGAGCCTCCTTTTCTGGGGTCCCACTCCAACCCCATTCTCCACGGGATCGCCCTCCAAGGCCTGAGGAGCAAGGTTTGGGGGAGTGAGGAACTGACCTGGGGGAGGAGGTGTCAGGGCCGGAGGGCAGCACAGGTGGCACTGACAGGCCAAACTTGTCATAGTCCACGAGCTCCATGTGTATCGCAGACCAGGGTGGGCAGCCCACAGGCTTTAGGTATTCATAGAGGCCCTGTGGGAGCCAGGGGAGTTAGGGGAGCAGGCAAGCCCACAGGTGTGGGGAGGGTGGCTGGGGGTGAAGAGGGTGGGAGGGTCACTCACATCAGGGCCCCCATGCCAGGATGATCCATTCTCCTTGCAGCCACCCACTGGGGCAGCAGCATCCTTGAGTCCGTGGGCATTGATCCAAACCGTGCCCATTCGGAGCCTGGCAGGAGTCACaggaacagaaacagagagatggacTGGGGAGGGAGCTGATCTGGGGAGCCCTAGATGGCATGTGAGGGGTCAGAGGGTACTGAGGCTGGGAGTCTGAGGGGCCAGTGATCAGGGCAGGAGAAGGGGGGCCCTGCAGGACGATGAGCACCAAGACTGCCCTCCCGGGCTCCTCACAGccaccctgggaagcaggtgctactGTGAGCCCCATGTCACAGGGGAAGCGCCCCaggcaggaagggggaagggacctGCCCACAGCCCAGGGCCTCCTTACTTATATGCCAGGTCCAGGGCCAAGGTGAGCCGCTCGCTCCACACACTGGCACTGCCCCCTCGAGGGGTGCCGTTGACCATAGCCAGTGCCTCTTTTGCTGTGCGAAAGGGAGACAGCACAACCACAGGCCACGGAACCTACAGCCACCATGGGAAGAGGGGTCAGGGCACTGTAGGAGCCCAGGCTCCAAGGGGACCCATATGTCCCAGCGGGCCCCGGCCCCTCTGCCAGCCATGGGGGCCACACCTGGGACGCCCCCCACTGAGCAGCTCACTCACCTCTGCCTGGGCACACGGGCTTGCTGGGGCCAGACCCAGGATCAGCGTCGGGGGGAAGAATGGGCTGTCTGGGGGGATGTTTCCAGCTTGGAATATCTGCATGGAAAGAGGAGGCAGGAGCCTCCATCTTATCCAGAGGCACCCCCCACCCAggcatctcccccaccccatcactCCCACATCCCAGCCCACTCGGGGCTCCTCACCTGGGCCCCTTGCTTCTGCGCTTCCTGAACGTATTTCTGGGCCTTTTCCCAGGCAGAGGCCCCAGGCGTGCCCATGTCCACGGCCCAGTCCAAGCTCCGGCCTTGACGCAGCCTACACATGCGGGCCTTGAGTTTCTCCAGGACCCGTTCCCACTCAGCCGCCTGAACCAGCAGCCGCAGCCCCCCCTGAGGCCCCAACACCCAGGTCAGCTGGGCTGTCTGGGAAGACCTCTTCCCAAAGCCCACCCTGGCCtgcaccacccccaccccaccccctaccaaGCTCACCAGATGAAAGGGGGAAGCCGATGGGACACACACAGCTGTCGCCCCAGAAGCCACTCACCGGGCTGCGGTCCGACCAGGCTGCGTCCACCACCCCTTCCACCGCCGAGTCCAGGTCTGCGGTATCTGTGATCACCAGCAGAGACTCTGTGCCCAAGCTCAGGGAGAGGTCGGCACCGCTACTGGCTAGCGCCCTACGCAGGGCCTTGCCTTCCTGTGCGGGGAGGTGGCCCAGCCACTCAGTGCCTTACTAGGCCCTGGCAGGGCACCCCCAGTCGGGGCACCAGGCCCCTCCCAAACCCTGAGTCCCTGCCCCCGTACCTCCACAGTCCCACAGAAGGTGATCTTGGCAATGTTGGGCAGGTTGGGGAGCATGGTCTCTAGGGAGGTGGTCCCCATGACCACATTCAAGACACCGGGAGGCAGCCCAGCCTCCTTACTCAGCTGGGCCACAAGTAGTGAGGTCAGAGAGGTTGGGCCTCCAAGGACCACCACAGTACAGCCTGGCATAGAGACCAGAAATCAGTGAGTGAGCCAATCAACAAGCCTTCACAGAAGAAGAAGCCAGGCCTGCCCCTCACAAGCTCCTGGAGCCTGGAGGAGCCCACCCTAATGCGTCCAAGGCGGCTTGGGGAGGCAGGCGAGGGACtgaacaaaggaaaggaaggacacCTCTGGGCTGCCACGGCACAAAGactgagagaggagagggaagaggccaGCCCGCCCTCCGGAGAGCGAGCAGACGCTGATGGGGAGTGCAGCTGGACCGGCGGGCAGAGGCCACACTGGCAGGGGCTCCGGACACCAAGTGGATGTGTTCAGATGTGCTCCTGGAAgccacagggagccactggactttacTGAGGAGGGGAGCGATGTGGCTGGGCAGGCACTTTTAGGGAAATCTCTTTGGTGACTGAACGGAAtacagactggagtggggagagacacaAGGCAGCCCCCCCTCCAGCAGCATAAGGTGACCAACCGGGACAGGGAGGGCGGTGTCAAAAGAGGCAGATTCAAGAGAGGGTGGAAAGGGGAAATCATAGGCATTGGCAATAGCGTGCATATGGGACATGAGTGAGGAATCCCAGATGATCgcaaggttgtgagcctgagggactaggaGCCAAGtatcaaagtggatagagtgctgggcctagagtcaggaagattggggttcaaatccaacatcagacacttaaaaaccgtgtgaccctggacaagtcacctaacctccatttgccttagtGTCCCTCCCTGTAAAACggggctaataatagtacctacctcccagggttgtagagATACGTGAGGTAATTGTGGTTAAGTGCTGTGTAAATATTAGCAATCGTTATCATTATCACTGTTATTAGTGATTATTACTGGGACAATCTTGGTGCCCTAGATTGTAATAGGAAGGTTACAatgttgggggaaagataatttgGTCTTTTTGGATATACTGAGTTTGAGGTACCTAGGGGACATCCATTTGGGAAGACAGACCAGGGATGGCAGATTGGGGTGGCACTGAATCCACAGTAATTGATGAGGTCACAGGGGACATGGTGTCAAGAGAGGAGGAGGGCCCAGAACAGGCTGGTTTAGAGGAGGATGCagcaagggagacagagaagaacaGTCAGAGAGGGGTGAAGgagatctgggggtgggggggtgcccCAAAAACCTGGAGAGGAGAAAGCAGGCAGGAGAAGAGGGGGTCACCAGAGTGTCCCAGGCTCGGGGCAGGGGGGAGAAGGATGCAGAAAGAGGCTGTCATTGGGCTTCCAAGAGGCCACTGGTTAAGGCTGAGGAGAGCCACAGGAGCAGGGAGGAAGCCAGCCTGGGCAAGGCTTAGCAAAGAATgcaaggaggaggggagaagggagaggaagcagAAGGGCCCagaaggaaagggggtggggccCCGGCCCAACTGGTCTTTCCTGGGGCTGGTACCACCCAACCCAGAGAAGGGGGGACGGGGCTTCTTGTCAGTCCAGAGTCCAGGGCAAGGGGACCCCAGGCCCCACGGCTTTATCAACTGAGCCCAACTCACCCACAGCCAGGGCTGGGCAGACTCTCCACATCATCTCAATGAAGGAGAATGTGGGCGGGAGAATGACTGCGACCACTCCTGTGGGAAGGAAGGGCAGGGCTGGCAGCCAGcacgctgggggggggggggggctggcccAGGGGCTGGAATGAGGGAGGGCCTGGGGTCTCTCACCCATGGGCGCCCATCCTGAAAGGGCCTGCTCCTGAGTCTGGGCCCAGCACGCATGGTACTGCAGCAGCTGGTGGGCCAGAGGAATGTCCCCATCCCGGACCTCGCGCACCACCCGGCCCGATGCCAGCGCCTCAAGAATCCACAGAAGCTTCTGATGCTTATGCATTGTCTCTGCCAGCCTGGGGGAAGCAGGGGATGATGGGTGAGGTCCCCCTGGCCCCCAGAGGCTCATGGGAGAGGTTATAGGGATTTTTGTGCTTAGTAGGTCCAGGGAAGAGCTTCCCCTCTGGCCATCCCAAAGAGGGCAGACTGTTTTTGTCTGGCCCTTTCTGCTTTCTGATCCCTGCAGGGCCAGGCAGGGGAGGCGCCTTGGGGGCCCCCTCACCTGATCAGGTGCTGGGCCCGAGTGGGCCCGGGGAGCCGGCTCCATCCTTCAAAAGCCTGCTGAGCCACATCCACGGCCAAAACCACATCTTCAGTGTCGGCCTGGAAGCAGTTGGCCAGGAACTCACCTAGCCACAGAGCCCTTAAAATCTGCAGGATGTAATAAGCCCCCCACCTTGCCCCCCAAACAGGGCACCCCCGAGGACCAGAGAGGGAGAGTCACCCAGTCACCCAGTGACGAGCAGGGAGCCCGGCCTATGACCCCAGGACTCCTGGAGAGAAGGGGATCACTGGGGCCCAGGGTCCCTGGTACCTGAGGACTGGTCCCTACAGCTGATGGTGCCTTGGCCCTCGGGTTTCAGCCACTTTCCATTCACAAAGTGGCCCAGGTTTGAGCCCTGGGTGTCCTAGCCAGCCTGAATGagatggggcaggggcaggattGAGGCCTCTCACATACTGCCCTCCAGAAGGTCTCAAGTGACCAGTGCCAAGACACCAAGGCATTTAGCACCTGGAGGGGAATCAGAGCCCAGAATGTCCAGGCCTGTGGGtgtgggatgggggagaggaaggtTCTAAAAGTTCCAGAGGGACTTGGCTAGGGTCAAAGTCTAGTGGCCTCAGGGCTATGACACCCAAATGCTGAGACCAGGGCAGGAAGTCTGGGCCTCTAGGTCTCTGAACCAGGACGCATGCAGGTGCCCTGGCAGGAGCACAGTCTGCTCCTAATAGGCCAGGGCAGAGCCTGGAGGGCAGGGTTTAGGAAGGCCTCCCATGCCCTGGCGCCCAG
This window contains:
- the ALDH16A1 gene encoding aldehyde dehydrogenase family 16 member A1 — encoded protein: MHKHQKLLWILEALASGRVVREVRDGDIPLAHQLLQYHACWAQTQEQALSGWAPMGVVAVILPPTFSFIEMMWRVCPALAVGCTVVVLGGPTSLTSLLVAQLSKEAGLPPGVLNVVMGTTSLETMLPNLPNIAKITFCGTVEEGKALRRALASSGADLSLSLGTESLLVITDTADLDSAVEGVVDAAWSDRSPGGLRLLVQAAEWERVLEKLKARMCRLRQGRSLDWAVDMGTPGASAWEKAQKYVQEAQKQGAQIFQAGNIPPDSPFFPPTLILGLAPASPCAQAEVPWPVVVLSPFRTAKEALAMVNGTPRGGSASVWSERLTLALDLAYKLRMGTVWINAHGLKDAAAPVGGCKENGSSWHGGPDGLYEYLKPVGCPPWSAIHMELVDYDKFGLSVPPVLPSGPDTSSPSKAAPYGIFLAGRFQNPSSRSSRPIMGSSGNVYAHVAEGGAKDIRVAVEAAHQAAAPWANRVPGSRASALWALADALSQRGQALVEQLMEVTGVDLAGARTEVGLSIARLQDWGAQVHTQGVGLHSAGHHGPFLRVREALGVLGIVCPEEWPLLAFVSLLAPALAYGSAVIIVPSGICPLPALQLCQDVASLLPPGLVNVVTGDRDHLTRCLALHQDVPALWYFGSVQGSSFVRWASAGNLKATWVSWGQKRSWDQEAEGAGPELCLRAARTKALWLSLGDI